A section of the Microbulbifer pacificus genome encodes:
- a CDS encoding cytochrome-c peroxidase, producing the protein MERSRLKGRKWLLLSSVSLVPLMCASGAFAQQEDVIRDLALKVLGKHVFYDTELSNPKGGQACVSCHEPFAGGTSGFSDVNKTTVVVPGANGGVGKRKAITNIYASFVPPFSEDCKPQTLISNFCGGNFWDGRSEGKIQDLADNTVPAPHLDEEVFYDIENLYIKAYSKYFGPTSDQALNPMPSVVEQNIAEVDVCKRIAASEYRNLYKVAFGKDINCSSYTAGYTALPQYEISFRRLMLAVGAYQHSWDLNSFTSKRDFALRSELACIEGGHAEFYDHDFCAQVTQEIINNPKKTAAGKFPLLMLTDAENFGHDMFYNVPFFAPNLGKSNPDPSIPAAACAFCHSNEPTVPVAPFQFDFGDDGAELLQTYADHAYHNIGVPHNTEIPVLDKFDTGLNLTHLPSVPNGGFRSPSLRNLFKGASEEFTRSYMHNGFFKNIEAVVHFYNTAEINSAIPRHHDKKNCADVVGIPLIVTEKVALANNCWPVPEFGNNLTRGTLVGNLGLTPEQEGDLVAYLKTLDDYHTSEPPYIFERRAYMPAQVAINGNYRPRPAPPATVLFGYEGEWLIRECNKMYMGDGIAPISVSPGNGCSMESIIQVLKYLK; encoded by the coding sequence ATGGAACGTTCAAGGCTCAAGGGCCGAAAGTGGCTACTTTTATCTTCTGTTTCACTGGTGCCGTTGATGTGTGCTTCCGGCGCCTTTGCGCAGCAGGAAGATGTGATTCGGGACCTGGCACTAAAGGTACTGGGAAAACACGTTTTCTACGATACCGAACTCTCTAACCCGAAGGGCGGCCAAGCCTGTGTTTCCTGCCATGAACCCTTTGCCGGCGGCACTAGCGGGTTTTCAGACGTCAACAAGACTACGGTGGTTGTACCCGGCGCAAATGGTGGGGTAGGAAAACGCAAGGCGATAACCAATATTTATGCCAGTTTTGTCCCCCCGTTTAGCGAAGATTGTAAACCTCAAACATTGATCAGTAATTTTTGTGGAGGTAATTTTTGGGACGGGAGGTCCGAAGGAAAAATACAGGACCTGGCAGACAACACAGTGCCGGCGCCACACCTGGATGAAGAAGTTTTCTATGACATAGAAAATCTTTATATAAAAGCGTACAGCAAGTACTTTGGACCGACATCGGATCAGGCGCTAAATCCAATGCCGAGTGTCGTGGAACAAAATATTGCCGAAGTGGATGTGTGTAAGCGGATTGCCGCATCCGAGTACCGCAACCTATATAAGGTTGCCTTTGGCAAGGACATAAACTGCAGCAGTTACACAGCCGGGTATACAGCGCTTCCCCAATACGAGATCTCGTTCAGGAGATTAATGCTAGCTGTGGGCGCCTACCAGCACAGCTGGGACCTCAACTCCTTTACTTCCAAACGGGATTTCGCCCTCCGGTCGGAGCTTGCCTGTATCGAAGGGGGTCATGCGGAGTTCTATGATCATGATTTCTGTGCGCAGGTAACTCAGGAAATCATCAACAACCCGAAAAAGACCGCCGCCGGGAAATTCCCACTACTGATGCTGACGGATGCGGAAAACTTCGGGCATGACATGTTCTACAACGTGCCCTTTTTTGCACCCAACTTAGGAAAAAGCAATCCTGATCCCAGTATTCCTGCGGCTGCCTGTGCCTTCTGCCACAGCAATGAGCCTACCGTTCCCGTTGCGCCCTTCCAGTTTGATTTCGGCGATGACGGTGCTGAGTTGTTACAGACCTACGCCGACCATGCTTACCACAACATTGGTGTCCCGCATAATACTGAGATTCCTGTTCTGGATAAGTTTGATACCGGATTGAACCTAACTCACCTTCCTAGCGTTCCCAACGGCGGCTTCCGCAGTCCGTCACTGAGGAACCTGTTCAAGGGAGCATCCGAAGAATTTACCCGCTCGTATATGCACAATGGCTTTTTCAAAAATATTGAGGCCGTAGTGCATTTCTACAATACGGCTGAGATAAATTCGGCTATCCCCCGGCATCACGACAAGAAAAACTGCGCAGATGTGGTAGGTATTCCTCTGATCGTTACCGAAAAAGTAGCGTTGGCGAACAATTGCTGGCCCGTACCGGAGTTTGGCAACAACCTGACGCGTGGAACGCTAGTAGGCAATCTTGGTTTGACGCCTGAACAAGAGGGCGATCTGGTTGCCTACCTGAAAACCCTGGATGACTACCACACCTCTGAACCTCCGTACATCTTCGAGAGAAGGGCGTATATGCCGGCACAGGTCGCCATTAATGGCAATTACCGACCGAGACCTGCTCCTCCTGCAACGGTACTGTTCGGTTATGAGGGCGAGTGGCTTATCCGGGAGTGCAACAAGATGTATATGGGCGACGGAATCGCACCGATCAGTGTGAGCCCCGGAAACGGGTGTAGCATGGAAAGCATTATCCAGGTGCTGAAATACCTGAAGTAA